DNA sequence from the Tachysurus fulvidraco isolate hzauxx_2018 chromosome 1, HZAU_PFXX_2.0, whole genome shotgun sequence genome:
AACCTGAAAGAACCAGAGTTTACCTCTTACCGATTCCAGCGGTTCTCCACCTTCACCTCCCTATTAAGAGGAATATCATTTCTAGTTCACATAGTAAAATCCTACAATCACACCGTACCTAAAAGTAGTCACTTAAGGAAACTCAGTCCAATCTTGGAGGACAACTTAATTTGTGTTGGAGGACGACTAAAGTACTCTGAGCTTGCAACTGCAGAAAAGAAACCAATAATTCTCCCCAAAGATAGCCACATATCATTATTGCTCATTCGACATCACCATGAGCAAGTGAAACATCAAGGCCGTCACCTGACAGAAGGAGCTAACAGAGCAGCGGGACTGTGGATCCTGGGAGGCaagtcattaattaattcagtaCTTCACAAATGCATAACCTGTCGCAAGCTGCGTGGAAAGTTGGAAGAACAACACATGTCAAACCTGCCACCTGAACGTCTAAAGGTCTGCCCTCCATTTACATATGTGGGGCTCGACGTATTTGGACCGTGGTCCGTCACAAGCAGACGCACCAGAGGAGGACATGCGGAGAGCAAGCGGTGGGCCATCATGTTCTGCTGCATGAGTTCAAGAGCAGTGCACATCGAGGTCATTGAATCAATGGACACGTCGAGTTGCATAAATGCTCTCAGGCGCTTCTTTGCACTCAGAGGCCCTGCGAAACAGCTCCATTCCGATTGCGGTACCAATTTCATTGGAACGTGTAAGGAGCTCGGAATGGACAAAGTGGTGCAGAAGTACCTCAGCGAGCAAGGATGCAGCTGGGAATTCAACCCACCTCACAGTTCTCACATGGGAGGTTCGTGGGAGCGCCTGATAGGCATTGCCAGAAGAATCCTAGATTCAATGTTTCTCCAGCTGAAAACACGTTTAACCCACGAAGTTCTTTGCACACTAATGGCAGAAGTTACTGCTATCATAAATGCACGACCACTCGTACCCGTGTCTGCAGACCCAGAACAGCCATTCATACTCTCACCATCTATGCTCCTCACACAGAAGACAGGAGTCCCGCCTCCTCCCGGAGACTTTACGGACAAGGACTTGTACACAAAACAATGGAGACAAGTTCAGGCTCTCGCAAACCACTTCTGGACCCGCTGGAGACGAGAATACTTACCTTGCTTACAGCACAGGCCAAAATGGACGGTACCTCGCAGAAACCTACAAGTCGGAGATCTGGTTCTGCTCAGGGACAAGCAGACATCTCGCAACTGTTGGCCCATGGCCAGAATTTCAGCCATATTTCCTGGAAAGGATGGCCATGTAAGAAAGGTTGAAGTCACCACGACTGACCAAggcaatataaaaacatttctaaggCCAATTGTACAGGTCGTCCTTCTTCTACCGAAAGACTGATCTAGGGACTAAGGTTTAGCACTTTTACAAGTTCATAGTGACCTTACATAGGTCAGGCGGGGAGTGTGTTGTCCTGTAAggactttaatatttatatgtgtgctttaaatatttttgataaatattcctctataaaaatgtaaagtttataaTTACTTTATCTACTTAAGTTGTAAAAATATATGGTTCGTTTTATGCGATGTCACTTCCGGTTTTGCTACTTCCGGTTTCGCCACTTCCGGTTAGCGCTCAGTGCTCAATCTTGCAATGAAACCGGCATGGCGTGCTCTTTATAGTATCCAGCGCATCCACTAAAAACATCATAGAGGCAATGCCGTAAGTTCATTAATACGATATCACACACATTAAAGATCATATATTAGAGATTATTTGTTCTAAAAGGCGATGTTTTATGTGCCGTTAAAAATGGTTGTAACCACCCTGTTTAAGCTTTAGCGATGCTAATAGCAAATAGCAGTTTGTCTTTGTTAATTTATAATGCAATGTT
Encoded proteins:
- the LOC125140860 gene encoding uncharacterized protein LOC125140860; its protein translation is MEAFPPEDCAPVIKDLDLSGETSPTQRSLGLLWEITTDTFTYSASTITKPFTRHGVLSNVNSVFDPLGLLAPVTIQGRALLRELTSEQPDWDTPLSENELSKWQAWKDSLQDLDRLHAPRAYTTTSLVETVHTELCVFSDASTKAIGAVAYLKALQKDGQVEVGFVMGKAKLVPLSEPTIPRLELCAAVLAVEMADLIKDELDLELNDIKFFTDNKVVLGYIYNESKRFYVYVHNRVQRIHQSSKPEQWHYVRTEENPADHASRSLPALCLAQSSWFTGPSFLRQPPPKKTQTTEMFELIAPENDPEIRPQVQTCITNLKEPEFTSYRFQRFSTFTSLLRGISFLVHIVKSYNHTVPKSSHLRKLSPILEDNLICVGGRLKYSELATAEKKPIILPKDSHISLLLIRHHHEQVKHQGRHLTEGANRAAGLWILGGKSLINSVLHKCITCRKLRGKLEEQHMSNLPPERLKVCPPFTYVGLDVFGPWSVTSRRTRGGHAESKRWAIMFCCMSSRAVHIEVIESMDTSSCINALRRFFALRGPAKQLHSDCGTNFIGTCKELGMDKVVQKYLSEQGCSWEFNPPHSSHMGGSWERLIGIARRILDSMFLQLKTRLTHEVLCTLMAEVTAIINARPLVPVSADPEQPFILSPSMLLTQKTGVPPPPGDFTDKDLYTKQWRQVQALANHFWTRWRREYLPCLQHRPKWTVPRRNLQVGDLVLLRDKQTSRNCWPMARISAIFPGKDGHVRKVEVTTTDQGN